GTCCCGCCTGCACCCGCGCCTGCCCCTACTGCGACATCGACTTCGAGAAAAAGCCCGTCGCCCTCGACCCGACCGAACCCGATCGCCTCGCCGAAGCCGTCCGCCGCATGAACCTCAACCATGTGGTGATCACCTCCGTTAACCGCGACGACCTGCCCGACGGTGGCGCATCGCAATTTGTACAGTGCATCGAGAAAACCCGCAAACTCTCCCCGAATACGACGATCGAAGTCCTGATCCCCGACCTCTGCGGCAACTGGGACGCCCTCACCACGATTCTGGCCGCTGACCCAGAAGTGATGAACCACAACACCGAAACCGTCCCCCGCCTCTACAAACGCACCCGTCCCCAAGGCGACTACCAACGCTCCCTCGAAGTCCTCAAGCGTAGCCGAGCGATCGCACCCTGGGTCTACACCAAAACCGGCATCATGGTCGGCCTCGGCGAAACCGACGCAGAGATGCGCCAAGTCATGCGCGACCTGCGCGAAGTCGACTGCGACATCATTACGATCGGGCAATACCTCCAGCCCACCCAAAAACACCTCGGCGTCAAAGAATTCGTCACCCCAGCTCAATTTGATGCCTGGCGCGAATACGGCGAATCCCTCGGTTTCCTCCAAGTCGTCTCCTCCCCCCTCACCCGCAGCTCCTACCACGCCGAAGAAGTACGGCGACTGATGCAAGAGAACCCACGGGAGAAAGGCGAGCTGTGCATATCACCGTAATTGGGGCCGGAGCTTGGGGCAGCACCCTCGCCGCCCTCGCCGCCGAAAACGATCACCAAATCACCCTCTGGTCACGTCGTCTCGGGACTCCATTACTTGAAGCGGTGAGTCAAGCCGACGTGATTCTCTGCGCGATCTCCATGCAAGGAGTCCGCGAGATTAGCGCCCAACTCGCGGGTCTTGCCTCAGATGTGATTATTCTGTCAGCCACCAAAGGATTAGACCTCGCAACAGCGACAGTCGATACCCTACCGCTACTCCCGTCCCAGCTCTGGCAAGCGGCATTTCCCGATAACCCGATCGTCGTCCTCTCCGGCCCCAACCTCGCCACCGAAATCCAGCAAGGTTTGCCCGCCGCCACCGTCGCCGCCAGTGATAATCTCGCAGCCGCAAAGACGATGCAATCGATCTTCTCCTCCCATCGGTTTCGAGTCTATGCCAACCCCGATCGAATCGGTGTCGAACTCTGCGGTGCCCTGAAAAACGTGATTGCGATCGCCGTCGGCACCTGCGACGGACTCAACCTCGGCACCAACGCCAAATCTGCCCTGATCACCCGTGGCCTGGCCGAAATGACCAAGCTCGGCAGTCTGTGGCAGATTGAATTCAGCACCTTTTACGGTTTAGCCGGACTCGGTGACTTGATGGCCACCTGTAGCAGTGCCTTCAGTCGGAATTACCAAGTGGGTTATGCTTTAGGCCAAGGTCAAACGATCGAGCAAATTTTGCACAACCTCCAAGGCACCGCCGAGGGCATCAACACCACCGCCGTCCTATTGCAATTGGCGAATCAACAGCAAATCGAACTGCCGATCGCCCAGCAAGTCGGCCAATTGCTCAATCACACAACGACGCCACAACTGGCAATGCAAACCCTGATGGAACGGCAAGTCGGGATTGAGCATTCACCGGATTAGAATCCCAAATTCCCAAACACAACGCGGTACACTTTGCTGCCATTGGGGTTGTTCGTCACTTTCACATGCCGCACCTGCCCCGTAAACAAGTGGGGCCGAATGCTGTTGTTATTGGGTCGTTGCTCAAACGCATAGAACAGTCGAATATTCTTCTGTTGTAGCTGCGATGTGGTGATGTAGCCAAACAACGCATGTTCCATTGAGTGATAGCCATTTTTCCAAGCCCAGGCTTTCGGTAGACCGATCGGCTGATTGCTCCCCGCCGCGATATTTGTCCACACTTCGCCTTGATTTTTATCGACAAATCGATTCAGCCAATAGCGATAAGTCTGCGGCAAATACTGCGCCTGCGCTGGATCTTGCAGCGCCAATACACTGCCCAGTTGGTCTAGCTCCGCATGAATCCACCAGCGTTTCGATCGATCAATCGATCCACCAGCATTCACCCCGACCGCCCAAGCACCTTCCTGGGGTAAATACGCTCGTTGCAGCAGTTTCGGCCCATTTCGATCGGCAAAATCAATCCAATTTTGCTGATTCAGCAAGCGCCCCGCTAACCGAATCGTCCAAAACCCCTTGGCCGTATGTCCAAAATCCGTACCAACTTGATTAATGTCACGATCGCGCGGTGCATTTGCATTCAGGAAAAATAGATTATCTTGGGGCGCATAAAAGTCACGCAACATCGCGTTGACCACCCGCTCAATATCCCGCTTCCAAGACGTTTGCAAAGGCTCTGGCAAATCCGGAGTCACTAAAAACAAGTAGGAAAGCTGATCAACCTGGGCCTGAAAGCGTTTATCCCTGGCCCGATCGCCATTGCCATCCTGAAGTTGCCACTGCAATGCCTGGAGTGAGGAATTGTAATACCGGCCAAAAATATGATTTTTCGCTGCTTTAATATTAGCCAATACCGCCGCATCACGGGTGAGATAGTAGTAAAAGCTCATCCCCAGCAGCGCATAGGATAGCTCCTGAGGATTCCGTAATCCCGTCGCTGGCCCCCAAGCCTGACTGCGATTATCAAAGTAACCGTGGGTGCCACCGTTCTGCCGATCGAAGGCGTTATTGCGGAGATAATCCACCCCCGCCTTGGCATATTTCAGATACTCCGGATTGCCCGTCAGGTGAAACGCCACACCATACGTATAAACCTGCCGCGACATCGTTACTACGTAGTGACGATTCTCCAGCAGATAACCATTACCCGCCACTTCCGGACAGGGATTGCTGTAATTCACCGCACTCCCGTCATTGCAACGCACCGAGGGAAACTTGCCGATCGGATTACCGAATGCACCGGGCTTTGTGTAAAACGGAATCAAATCACGTTTTGCATGACTAATCCAACGTCCCCGACTCGGCAGATTAGCGGGCAACGCTTGGGCAATTGGGGTCGCCGGATTCAGTTCAACAGTCGCTCGGGTCTGAAAAATTGCAGCGGTTGTCTCAGCGACAGGTGCGTTACTACCAAGTTCTAGCGTTGCCGCGATCGCTCGTGCTGACATTGTGGTTAAACCCACTGCCGCGATCGCCCCACAACGCAAGATCAATAAAAAACCAGCAGGAACTGAAGCCGAGCGAAAAACACGTGACTGCATGGTGAGCCCAAAATGAACGTTCCCCTGAAGTATGGCAACGTTCAAACAGCGACTTCATCTATCGCAAGTAACGACCTAAAACCGCGGAAAATCTACCGTAGAGTGGAGACAAGCCTGATTTTGGGTGAGATTTCGAGGGCGTTTGCCACAAGGCTAC
Above is a window of Romeriopsis navalis LEGE 11480 DNA encoding:
- the lipA gene encoding lipoyl synthase; translated protein: MNLKPTSAYLEKQRGSSAVVVKPDWLRVKAPQWERVGSVKDVLRDLSLNTVCEEASCPNIGECFSAGTATFLIMGPACTRACPYCDIDFEKKPVALDPTEPDRLAEAVRRMNLNHVVITSVNRDDLPDGGASQFVQCIEKTRKLSPNTTIEVLIPDLCGNWDALTTILAADPEVMNHNTETVPRLYKRTRPQGDYQRSLEVLKRSRAIAPWVYTKTGIMVGLGETDAEMRQVMRDLREVDCDIITIGQYLQPTQKHLGVKEFVTPAQFDAWREYGESLGFLQVVSSPLTRSSYHAEEVRRLMQENPREKGELCISP
- a CDS encoding NAD(P)H-dependent glycerol-3-phosphate dehydrogenase yields the protein MHITVIGAGAWGSTLAALAAENDHQITLWSRRLGTPLLEAVSQADVILCAISMQGVREISAQLAGLASDVIILSATKGLDLATATVDTLPLLPSQLWQAAFPDNPIVVLSGPNLATEIQQGLPAATVAASDNLAAAKTMQSIFSSHRFRVYANPDRIGVELCGALKNVIAIAVGTCDGLNLGTNAKSALITRGLAEMTKLGSLWQIEFSTFYGLAGLGDLMATCSSAFSRNYQVGYALGQGQTIEQILHNLQGTAEGINTTAVLLQLANQQQIELPIAQQVGQLLNHTTTPQLAMQTLMERQVGIEHSPD
- a CDS encoding AGE family epimerase/isomerase; the encoded protein is MQSRVFRSASVPAGFLLILRCGAIAAVGLTTMSARAIAATLELGSNAPVAETTAAIFQTRATVELNPATPIAQALPANLPSRGRWISHAKRDLIPFYTKPGAFGNPIGKFPSVRCNDGSAVNYSNPCPEVAGNGYLLENRHYVVTMSRQVYTYGVAFHLTGNPEYLKYAKAGVDYLRNNAFDRQNGGTHGYFDNRSQAWGPATGLRNPQELSYALLGMSFYYYLTRDAAVLANIKAAKNHIFGRYYNSSLQALQWQLQDGNGDRARDKRFQAQVDQLSYLFLVTPDLPEPLQTSWKRDIERVVNAMLRDFYAPQDNLFFLNANAPRDRDINQVGTDFGHTAKGFWTIRLAGRLLNQQNWIDFADRNGPKLLQRAYLPQEGAWAVGVNAGGSIDRSKRWWIHAELDQLGSVLALQDPAQAQYLPQTYRYWLNRFVDKNQGEVWTNIAAGSNQPIGLPKAWAWKNGYHSMEHALFGYITTSQLQQKNIRLFYAFEQRPNNNSIRPHLFTGQVRHVKVTNNPNGSKVYRVVFGNLGF